The Sinobacterium caligoides DNA window CATCCCAGCCCTCCCCCTCTTTGATCGGCTTAGCATCTTCACCATTCCAGCCACCAGCCTTATAGCCCTGCGATACCGTCCCGTAGATAAAAATCTCATCGGTGGCCTGGAAGTTTAACGTCGCATTGCCCGTCGTCGCCCCCCAGGTCTCACTGCTCTCAACATCGTAGGTGATGTCATCGGCCGGCGCATCACGCTCAGCAGAGAAGTCTTTTTTGTCAATACTATGACGCACTCCAACGGTTAGGCTCCACTGCTCGTCAAAATGCCAACTCCCCTGAGCGAAGGCCGCATAGGTATCGGTCTTCACACCGGTAGCGTTACTCTCATGACCAAATTCGCCGAAGGTGTACCATTCGTGGATATCAAAATATGACTCAACCTGTTCTTCGCGCGCCACCTTCTCGCGGGCGTAATAAACCCCTGCTAGCCAATCAAGCTTCTCATCAAAGCCGGCGCCGTTAAAGCGAAACTCTTGCGAAAACTGACTCGAGTGCTCGGTCTTATGCTGGTTCCACATCAACGACGGATAGTCATGCGGGTTCTCGCCACTGGCACTAGGGTCGTAGTCCCAGTTATTTTCATTATCATCGAGCTGGTAATTGACCGCATGACTAACGTAAGTGCCCGCGGCATTATCGGCGGTGATATAGTTATTCTCTCGATAGGCCGTTATCGACGTTAGCATCACGCTATCAGCATCCCAGTTGACGGTAAACGCCGCGCCCTTAAGGTCGACCTTCTGCTGACCGTCCATGCTACTCGCACCTTTGCGCGGATCCGTCGCCTGCCACGGCTTATCACTTCTATCGCCCTCGCCGATACTGGTGTCAGCCACCGCCAAGGAACGCCAGGGTGCCGTAGTATTTTGCTTATACTGATCGACGCTCAGGTTCACATCGAGGCTATCCGAGAATTCATAAGCCAACTGACCGCGAGCCGTTAGGTTTTCCCTATCATCGACCTTGTTACCCGTGTGCGTGTTTTCAGCAAAGCCATCACGGTTTGTCGAGGAGACGCTGATTCTACCTGCCAAGCTATCGGTTAAGCCACCGTTCACAAACCCCTTGGTCTCAACCAGGCCATAGTTGCCGACACCAATATCAATCATCGCCTCGGTCTCTTGACTAGGCTTGCTAGTGATATAACTGATCGCACCGCCGACGACGTTTTTACCGTAGAGCGTACCTTGGGGGCCACGCAAGACCTCTAAACGTTCGAGGTCAAAAATCTCAGCTGCCGCAGCAGCGCCGCGTGACATAAAAACGCCGTCGACATAAAGACCGACCGCGGAGTCAGAGCCGGCGCTCTCCATATCGCTGCCGATACCACGAATAAATAGGTTGGGTTCGCTGGCACTCTCCGTGTTGATTTGAAAACCGGGAACGCGCCCCGCCAAATCACCCAGCCCCTCGATTTTAGAGTTTTTTAGTGCCTCACCGCCAAACGCACTCACCGCAATCGGTACTGATTGTAGATTTTCAGATT harbors:
- a CDS encoding TonB-dependent receptor, producing MKKSRALCLRKIPAMVAAVTACMGSTISLANAQALALEEVVVTARHKSENLQSVPIAVSAFGGEALKNSKIEGLGDLAGRVPGFQINTESASEPNLFIRGIGSDMESAGSDSAVGLYVDGVFMSRGAAAAAEIFDLERLEVLRGPQGTLYGKNVVGGAISYITSKPSQETEAMIDIGVGNYGLVETKGFVNGGLTDSLAGRISVSSTNRDGFAENTHTGNKVDDRENLTARGQLAYEFSDSLDVNLSVDQYKQNTTAPWRSLAVADTSIGEGDRSDKPWQATDPRKGASSMDGQQKVDLKGAAFTVNWDADSVMLTSITAYRENNYITADNAAGTYVSHAVNYQLDDNENNWDYDPSASGENPHDYPSLMWNQHKTEHSSQFSQEFRFNGAGFDEKLDWLAGVYYAREKVAREEQVESYFDIHEWYTFGEFGHESNATGVKTDTYAAFAQGSWHFDEQWSLTVGVRHSIDKKDFSAERDAPADDITYDVESSETWGATTGNATLNFQATDEIFIYGTVSQGYKAGGWNGEDAKPIKEGEGWDAEVLVPAGDVATISYDPEHATNFELGAKTQWLDNRIQLNGALFNTVYEDLQTDQLVDNALGAPAIITTNAEAARSRGLELELIALLSEGLTLSGTYGYLDTEITGDLFAESDVNLKGNSLRRSPENTVSVSLSYDWELASGALVNARADYRYQDAYFYENNNAPITEVDSQFSVDAALRYVTADGNWEAKLWAKNLTDELTVSSVTEWRNLYETYAAPRTYGANVTWRY